In a genomic window of Sarcophilus harrisii chromosome 4, mSarHar1.11, whole genome shotgun sequence:
- the KRTAP29-1 gene encoding keratin-associated protein 29-1, with protein MTDSCCLRTCQAIPSAPIIPFYSNGGTYGKAICLPSSCQGKTWQLVTCQENCQSSGCNLNCPEPTCCERPSCQLTGLPSTSRVGFVCQPICNSARCCETSGGQSACIVSSCPPPCSESNSCQSTCDAAPCQPASRQEAACVTRSCSSSCCRSTGCETSSCQPICSESTSCPQMSCQPAVCMPSSCQPTSCQISSCQPTNCEGQSCGPTYYQPVYFLSSCQPFACMPASCQPSFCIPNIYKQTYCVPLSFQSFYCQPSSCMSYVCQSSSCQPKCSVQNSCKPVCGTSVSCQPTHCMPLSCKGDGCKSTSFQPACCVTGSEKPSSCGIDYCPSTYPGSCKSSSRLLRSCRPKSYVTNIRKTTYC; from the coding sequence ATGACTGATAGCTGTTGTCTCAGAACCTGCCAAGCCATTCCATCCGCACCTATCATCCCTTTCTATTCCAATGGTGGCACCTATGGAAAAGCTATCTGCCTCCCTAGTTCCTGCCAAGGCAAAACGTGGCAACTGGTtacctgccaagaaaactgcCAGTCATCTGGCTGCAACTTGAATTGTCCTGAACCTACATGCTGTGAGCGCCCATCTTGCCAACTAACTGGCCTTCCATCAACATCTCGCGTGGGTTTTGTCTGCCAACCCATTTGTAATAGTGCTAGGTGCTGTGAAACCAGTGGTGGTCAGTCAGCTTGCATTGTCAGCAGCTGTCCACCACCTTGCTCTGAATCTAACTCCTGCCAATCAACTTGTGATGCCGCTCCCTGCCAACCAGCTTCCCGTCAGGAAGCTGCATGTGTGACCAGATCATGTTCATCATCTTGCTGCCGATCAACAGGCTGTGAGACCAGTTCTTGCCAGCCAATCTGTTCCGAATCCACTTCTTGTCCTCAGATGTCCTGTCAGCCAGCTGTCTGCATGCCTAGCTCCTGCCAACCAACTTCTTGTCAGATAAGTTCATGTCAACCAACTAACTGTGAAGGCCAGTCCTGTGGACCAACATACTATCAGCCTGTTTACTTTCTCAGCTCTTGCCAACCATTTGCTTGCATGCCTGCTTCCTGTCAGCcatctttttgtattcctaacatTTACAAACAAACTTACTGTGTGCCTTTGTCCTTCCAGTCCTTTTATTGCCAGCCATCTTCTTGTATGTCTTATGTTTGCCAGTCAAGCAGCTGCCAACCCAAATGCTCTGTGCAGAATTCCTGTAAACCAGTCTGTGGAACTTCTGTCTCATGCCAACCAACTCACTGCATGCCCCTTTCCTGCAAAGGGGATGGATGCAAATCTACTTCTTTCCAGCCAGCTTGCTGTGTGACTGGTTCTGAAAAACCATCTAGCTGTGGCATTGATTACTGCCCATCCACTTACCCAGGTTCCTGCAAATCAAGTAGCCGCCTGCTCAGATCCTGCCGACCCAAAAGCTATGTAACCAACATCCGCAAAACTACTTATTGCTAA
- the LOC100930792 gene encoding keratin-associated protein 16-1: MSGSCCSGTCTMVPAISICSTEVSCESPAICLTTSCPSPTWQLVSCEEPCSTSPSCAPSCCESSCCEPSCCQPVCCEPTPCEPSCCETSCCEPICSVSSCCQPVCSIQACCQPVCCESSSCEPSCPVSTCCQPVCSVQACCQPVCCESSSCGPSCSVPTCCQPVCSVPTCCQPVCCESSSCVPSCTVPACCPAICSESSCCQPASCVTLVCEPVCQHTVCCLPSPCESTCVVQEPSCCIPSICCQPTLCQQSVCLPGPSQPSCYVVKRCQSVSCEPISCRPTCVSTSCQPLCCRPGSSASVACRPACSRPTFYVPSSCRPPCITSISYRPACYRPICSSPLGCRQPYLSSLYRPSCYRPSYSLPFLRRPACVTSIASRPACCQPVCSEPRSPSKPTCDKSTSGQPDGSESTPCKPAVSEVSSSEPTNSVTTSCTPTSPTTCESTAGKVEDGKSSGCCSRSGRSRH, encoded by the coding sequence ATGTCTGGCAGCTGCTGCTCTGGGACTTGCACCATGGTGCCAGCCATCTCTATCTGCTCAACAGAGGTGAGCTGTGAAAGTCCTGCCATCTGCCTGACCACTTCCTGCCCAAGTCCAACATGGCAACTGGTTAGTTGTGAAGAACCATGCAGCACATCCCCAAGCTGTGCCCCAAGTTGCTGTGAATCCTCTTGCTGTGAGCCCAGTTGCTGCCAGCCAGTATGCTGTGAACCTACTCCATGTGAACCATCTTGTTGTGAGACCAGTTGCTGTGAGCCCATCTGCTCTGTGTCTTCTTGTTGTCAACCAGTCTGCTCTATACAAGCTTGCTGCCAGCCTGTTTGCTGTGAGAGCAGTTCTTGTGAGCCATCTTGCCCTGTGTCAACCTGCTGCCAGCCAGTCTGCTCTGTACAAGCTTGCTGCCAGCCTGTTTGCTGTGAGAGCAGTTCTTGTGGGCCATCTTGCTCTGTGCCAACTTGCTGCCAACCAGTCTGCTCTGTTCCAACTTGCTGCCAGCCTGTTTGTTGTGAATCAAGTTCTTGTGTACCATCTTGTACTGTGCCTGCTTGCTGTCCAGCCATATGCTCTGAGTCCAGTTGCTGCCAGCCAGCTTCCTGTGTGACACTGGTCTGTGAACCTGTCTGCCAACATACCGTCTGCTGTCTACCCAGTCCTTGTGAGTCAACTTGTGTAGTCCAAGAGCCTTCTTGTTGCATTCCCAGCATCTGCTGTCAACCCACCCTTTGCCAACAAAGTGTCTGCCTTCCTGGTCCAAGTCAGCCATCTTGTTACGTAGTAAAACGCTGCCAATCAGTTTCCTGCGAACCCATTTCCTGCAGACCCACTTGTGTGTCCACCTCCTGCCAACCACTCTGTTGCCGTCCTGGGTCTTCTGCCTCTGTTGCCTGCCGACCAGCTTGCTCCCGACCCACTTTCTATGTACCCAGTTCCTGTAGGCCACCTTGTATCACATCTATTTCTTACCGCCCAGCTTGTTACCGCCCCATCTGCTCTTCTCCTCTTGGCTGCAGACAACCTTACCTGTCTTCTCTTTATCGTCCAAGCTGCTACCGCCCAAGCTACTCCCTACCCTTTCTGCGCAGGCCAGCCTGTGTCACTTCCATTGCTTCTCGGCCAGCATGCTGTCAACCAGTTTGCTCCGAGCCTAGATCCCCTTCTAAGCCGACTTGTGACAAGTCCACTTCTGGCCAGCCAGATGGTTCTGAGTCTACTCCCTGCAAACCAGCTGTCTCGGAGGTTAGTTCTAGTGAGCCAACAAACTCAGTGACCACTTCCTGTACTCCCACCAGCCCAACCACCTGCGAGTCAACTGCTGGCAAAGTAGAGGATGGTAAATCATCTGGCTGCTGCTCCAGATCCGGCAGGTCCAGGCATTAG
- the LOC105750378 gene encoding keratin-associated protein 17-1, with translation MGCCPTDCFNCCGGCQQDQSGDCCEMCCCQPSCCGCCGSSCCGGSGCGGCGGGCGGCGGCGGCGGCGSSCCGSGCGGCGSGCCGSGCCGGSGCCGCCCEPVCCQPSPVCDTK, from the coding sequence ATGGGTTGCTGTCCCACGGACTGCTTCAACTGCTGTGGCGGCTGCCAACAAGACCAGTCCGGGGACTGCTGTGAGATGTGCTGCTGCCAACCTAGTTGCTGTGGTTGCTGTGGGTCCAGTTGCTGTGGTGGCTCCGGCTGTGGTGGCTGCGGAGGAGGTTGTGGTGGCTGCGGAGGCTGTGGAGGCTGTGGAGGCTGCGGAAGCAGTTGCTGTGGTTCTGGCTGTGGGGGGTGCGGCTCCGGTTGCTGTGGGTCAGGCTGCTGTGGTGGATCCGGGTGCTGTGGGTGCTGCTGTGAGCCCGTTTGTTGCCAACCATCACCTGTGTGTGACACAAAATGA